From the Aspergillus puulaauensis MK2 DNA, chromosome 1, nearly complete sequence genome, the window TGAAGGGAGGCCAGCTCAAAGATGATACCTTGCTCTCGTCCCTCAATGCGAAACCGAACCAGACGTTCATGATGATGGGCACTCCTTCCGGAGGACAGGGCGCTGGAGACTTAGCACGTCCAAAGGAAACTGTGAAGTTTTTGGAGGATATGACGGAAGCGGAGGCTGCAAGGGCAGTGGGGGCATCCCCGGCTGGACTGCAGAACCTCGGGAATACATGCTATCTCAACTCAACTTTGCAAACCCTGAGGAGTGTTCCGGAGCTTCACCAAGAACTTCAGAAGTATCGCCCATCCAGAAGCACTGGCGGTTCCAATCTTTCCAATCTTAGCGACTTTGGTCTGGGAGGACTGGGTGCTTCCATGGACCTCACTTCCTCGCTAAAGGATCTGTTTAAGCAGATGTCAGAAACTCAAGAAGGTTTTCCACCACTCATTTTCCTCAACGCCTTAAGAAACGTATATCCCCAGTTCGCTCAGCAGGATCGAAACGGGCATGGGTACGCTCAACAAGATGCGGAAGAGGCCTGGTCACAGATCGTCGCACAGTTGAGGCAAAAGTTGATGGTCAAAGATGGCGAAGGGGAGTCGACCTCGGAGATTTCATTCGTGGATAAGTATCTCGGTGGGAAATTTGAGTCGGTTACTGAGTGCGATGAACCGGCAGCAAAGGAGGTCGGTGAGCAGCCTAGCGAGAGCTCTGATGTGTTCTATAAACTTGACTGTCACATCGACAAAGATACGAACCATTTGCATGATGGTATACTTGCGGGCCTTGAGGAAAAGATTGAAAAGCGTTCTCCTACTTTGGACCGTGATGCTGTTTACACGAAGCGCTCACGCATCGCACGGCTGCCGAAATATCTAACTGTTCATTTTGTTCGATTTTTCTGGAAACGCGATGCACAAAAGAAAGCCAAGATCATGCGCAAAGTCACGTTCCCTGCCGAACTTGATGTGGTCGACTTCTGTACCGACGAACTCAAGGGACTCGTGATCCCCGTTCGGGATAAAGTACGGGAGATTCGAAAGGAAGAGCTTGACTTTGAGCGCGCTCGGAAACGTCAAAAGGTTGCCCACcaaagggaagaagaggggaagggcGAGGAACCTTCTGCCTTAGAACCAAtgcagaaaaagaaggctACTGAAGAGCGCAAGGAGGACGCGAAGGACGGAAAGGATGAAGATACGGCAATGGCCGACTCTTACAAGACTGATGCCGAATacgaggcggagaagaacGCCTCTATTCTTGCAGCTAAGAAAGAGCTGGTCGAGCTTCTCAACCCCAAGCTGGCCGCAGATGACGGCACCAACAAGACTGGGCTGTACGAGCTGAGAGGTGTTATTACGCACCAGGGTGCTAGTGCAGATAGCGGCCATTATACCTCGTATGTTAAGAAGCAGAGCGATGGTAAGGGCGATAGTGACGACAAGTGGTGGTGGTTCAACGATGATAAGGTGACCGAGGTAGAGGGATCGAAGATTGAGACTCTGTCTGGAGGTGGTAAGTGTTACTCTTTTCCTTCTGCCCTTACCCTACCTGCTACTGTCCATCCGATAGAGAAGACCCATGGCTAACACACTTTGTAGGTGAATCTCATTCGGCGCTTATCCTTCTTTACCGTGCTGTTGATTTGCCGGTTCCTGAGTAGGGCTGCGCTGTAAATCGGGTACATCTTGGTCAATAATACCGCTTAGTCCATATAATTTCATCTGATAAAAAAGATGTCACGGGCTTTCTTTTGACGGGAATCATTGATGGTTATGCCTTGATAGAAGCGGTAATCGGGACAGATCAGATAATAGTTCTAAGAGTACTGTATTTAGAAACATACTAGGTTAAATAAAAAGATGTCCTAAGTCCGTAATTGCGGTTTCTGCTTGATTAggtctataataattaatcgGGCCATGGATACTAGATGGTGCGGTGCCCGATATACATCAATATCCAAAGCAGCCGACCAGACGCGTCACGTGAGCTGAGCCTCGGTTGAAGTCCGCGACTGCCGATAAGCTGTTAAGCTTCCAATTGTCGACGCGACACATTGAACATTCAGCGTGCAATGTGACAACCATGATCGGGGCTCGCCAGGCTGTATATCCCCGGCTGCGTGCCGCAGCTCAGTTTCATCCGATACCGCGATTGTCACTCCGGACCACGAGAAATGTTGGCACGATTACCCATGGACACCCCTCTGCACGTTCCCAATGGCCGCGACGGTTCGCCTATCTGGGGATCTTTGGTGGAGTCGGCGCCTTTTTAGGGTATAGATTTGGGGGATTAGAGCCGCCTCCGATGCCGGGGTCAGAGATTGACATACTCCTAATGGAGGACGTTGCTAAGATGTTCGACAAATTACCTCTCGTGAGGCGGCTGCGGTCAGATGCAGATTACGTCGAGGCGCATGTTTACGGTAACTATTCGGACGAAGATAAAGAGCAAAG encodes:
- the UBP6 gene encoding ubiquitin-specific protease UBP6 (BUSCO:EOG09263BGW;~COG:O;~EggNog:ENOG410PITP;~InterPro:IPR038765,IPR029071,IPR001394,IPR018200, IPR000626,IPR028889;~MEROPS:MER0004316;~PFAM:PF13423,PF00240,PF00443;~go_function: GO:0004843 - thiol-dependent ubiquitin-specific protease activity [Evidence IEA];~go_function: GO:0005515 - protein binding [Evidence IEA];~go_process: GO:0006511 - ubiquitin-dependent protein catabolic process [Evidence IEA];~go_process: GO:0016579 - protein deubiquitination [Evidence IEA]) translates to MASIPVIVKHQGKRYDVELDPSSNGETFKFQLYSLTGVEPERQKILVKGGQLKDDTLLSSLNAKPNQTFMMMGTPSGGQGAGDLARPKETVKFLEDMTEAEAARAVGASPAGLQNLGNTCYLNSTLQTLRSVPELHQELQKYRPSRSTGGSNLSNLSDFGLGGLGASMDLTSSLKDLFKQMSETQEGFPPLIFLNALRNVYPQFAQQDRNGHGYAQQDAEEAWSQIVAQLRQKLMVKDGEGESTSEISFVDKYLGGKFESVTECDEPAAKEVGEQPSESSDVFYKLDCHIDKDTNHLHDGILAGLEEKIEKRSPTLDRDAVYTKRSRIARLPKYLTVHFVRFFWKRDAQKKAKIMRKVTFPAELDVVDFCTDELKGLVIPVRDKVREIRKEELDFERARKRQKVAHQREEEGKGEEPSALEPMQKKKATEERKEDAKDGKDEDTAMADSYKTDAEYEAEKNASILAAKKELVELLNPKLAADDGTNKTGLYELRGVITHQGASADSGHYTSYVKKQSDGKGDSDDKWWWFNDDKVTEVEGSKIETLSGGGESHSALILLYRAVDLPVPE